The following are encoded in a window of Mycoplasma anserisalpingitidis genomic DNA:
- a CDS encoding DUF871 domain-containing protein produces MLGISIYPEKQDKNEIFNYLELAHKYGFKRIFSCLLSATTNKDQTIKIFSEINEYAHKLGFTIILDVNPRVFDQFGASYDDLTFFSELKADGIRLDMGFDGKKEADMTFNPQNLMIEINISNDNKYFDNILSYNPNKEKLIASHNFYPQAYTGLSLDFFKRITQKFKDNNIKTAAFITSHSAKVGPWVLSHGLVSLEILRNMRIDSQYKFYRATGLIDDTIIGNSFASEEELKLLSKVDQNPIISFRLEKDSIKNNTEIENTILFNNPHFRRGDTNDYSVRSTQSRVKYKSEDFIAHSTPEILRKGDVVICNNNYGQYKGELQIILQEQKNIDYGKSVVGRIVEEEIILLDYLKPLERFTFEK; encoded by the coding sequence ATGCTTGGAATTTCAATTTACCCTGAAAAACAAGACAAAAATGAGATATTCAATTACCTTGAATTAGCTCACAAATATGGTTTTAAGAGAATTTTCTCTTGTCTTCTTTCTGCTACAACTAATAAAGATCAAACAATCAAAATCTTCAGTGAAATAAATGAATATGCACACAAACTTGGTTTTACAATAATCTTAGACGTAAATCCAAGAGTATTCGATCAATTTGGTGCTTCATATGATGATCTAACCTTCTTTAGTGAACTTAAAGCCGATGGAATTCGTTTAGACATGGGTTTTGATGGTAAAAAAGAAGCTGATATGACCTTTAATCCACAAAACTTAATGATAGAAATTAATATTTCCAATGACAATAAATACTTTGATAACATCCTTTCATACAATCCAAATAAAGAAAAGTTAATTGCATCACATAATTTCTATCCACAAGCCTACACGGGACTTTCTCTTGATTTTTTCAAAAGAATAACTCAAAAATTCAAAGATAATAATATAAAAACTGCAGCATTTATAACTTCACATTCAGCCAAAGTTGGGCCATGAGTATTATCACATGGGTTAGTTTCACTTGAAATATTAAGAAATATGAGAATTGATTCTCAATATAAGTTCTATAGAGCTACAGGTTTAATTGATGATACGATCATTGGAAACTCTTTTGCTTCTGAAGAAGAATTAAAACTTTTATCAAAAGTAGATCAAAATCCAATTATTAGTTTTAGATTAGAAAAAGATTCAATTAAAAATAACACTGAAATAGAAAATACTATTTTATTTAATAATCCACACTTTAGACGTGGTGACACTAATGATTACAGTGTTAGATCAACTCAATCAAGAGTAAAATATAAATCTGAAGATTTTATTGCTCACAGCACTCCTGAGATTCTTAGAAAAGGTGACGTTGTCATCTGTAATAATAATTATGGTCAATATAAAGGTGAATTACAAATCATTTTGCAAGAACAAAAAAATATTGACTACGGTAAAAGTGTAGTTGGTAGAA